The following coding sequences lie in one Apium graveolens cultivar Ventura chromosome 1, ASM990537v1, whole genome shotgun sequence genomic window:
- the LOC141718255 gene encoding coatomer subunit gamma-1-like, translated as MRVRDLTIKIFCYFEVDCSAGENNNIEEKVEYKLKELEFSVTYYIEKMSKDFREEWGNIGQNRERVYKFEYQPFQPYNSLSDVFNLLGIHPCEGTEVVPEDATLHTCLLAGKYLEMEIVLVKATSKFANTKFTTRHTDIKSVRLKLTCIILMVKGVMLYYYFE; from the exons ATGAGAGTAAGAGACCTTACAATTAAAATTTTCTGTTATTTTGAGGTTGATTGTTCTGCTGGTGAGAACAATAACATCGAGGAGAAAGTAGAATACAAGTTGAAAGAACTGGAGTTTTCTGTCACTTATTACATTGAGAAGATGTCCAAAGATTTTCGCGAAGAGTGGGGAAACATTGGCCAAAACCGTGAGAGGGTTTATAAGTTCGAGTATCAGCCTTTTCAGCCATATAATAGCTTGTCAGATGTGTTCAACCTTCTGGGCATCCATCCTTGTGAG GGAACAGAAGTTGTCCCGGAAGATGCCACATTGCACACTTGTTTATTAGCCGGTAAATACCTTGAAATGGAGATAGTGCTTGTCAAGGCGACTAGTAAATTCGCTAACACAAAATTCACCACTAGGCATACTGATATTAAATCTGTGCGATTGAAGCTTACCTGCATAATTTTGATGGTCAAGGGGGTGATGTTGTATTACTACTTTGAATGA
- the LOC141724553 gene encoding F-box/FBD/LRR-repeat protein At1g13570-like — translation MQLIGSGSVERPAYIIPIKRQFSVEGRIWEPQVKSSLISGAKSSRRLDNDRISNLPIELIHCIFGRLPVHDAAKTSVLSKTWRNVWKMHPVVKLDDQFFLKVMFKNKNSILTQGTSLCNAFSAAVGMILSSHTGPILDFKLYIPQKLDMLHIHRWIKQLMYKGVRALVLYNSETSALSSPSYLFDCSELIQSRLSEPTFHSECFANLTTVRLVEISISSDMSFGTQIQELYLEKCKGIEHLACQLTTSNNLRTLNISRSETVDWRWLECTKKLESFGLQLLAADFKANKSVDMISLLSNSPRINTLLLNGFTLEVLGRGLSVLDERTTKMVNLKKLRLYRLGYNTRQILTCLSLIRNLPNLEDLFIGLELEGRKSSNPAGSTVERHLESLDWKDVLLDRLEVVKINGVDGSRAELHLLKPILASSPLLRVISLACSKTVRDPQEKLRIKQELLLLPRKSRASQIVWL, via the exons ATGCAACTAATCGGTAGTGGATCAGTGGAAAGGCCGGCCTATATAATTCCAATTAAGAGGCAATTCTCTGTGGAAGGACGCATTTGGGAGCCTCAAGTTAAATCTAGCCTAATCAGTGGTGCTAAATCATCAAGGCGACTTGATAATGACAGGATTAGCAATTTACCCATAGAGTTGATACATTGTATCTTTGGACGTCTGCCAGTTCATGATGCGGCAAAAACAAGTGTCTTGTCAAAAACATGGAGGAATGTATGGAAAATGCACCCTGTCGTAAAACTTGATGATCAATTCTTCTTGAAAGTCATGttcaagaataaaaattctatCCTAACCCAAGGTACAAGCCTCTGTAATGCATTTTCAGCAGCCGTCGGTATGATTCTTTCGTCCCACACAGGCCCCATTCTGGACTTTAAACTCTATATTCCACAAAAACTGGATATGCTTCATATCCATAGGTGGATTAAGCAGCTAATGTACAAGGGTGTTAGAGCGCTAGTACTTTACAATTCGGAAACGAGTGCCCTTTCGAGTCCTTCTTATTTGTTTGATTGTTCAGAGTTGATTCAGTCAAGACTTTCAGAGCCAACTTTCCATTCTGAATGCTTCGCTAATCTGACTACAGTCCGCCTTGTCGAGATTTCAATTTCTTCTGACATGTCATTCGGGACCCAAATCCAAGAACTCTACTTGGAAAAATGTAAGGGAATTGAACATCTGGCCTGCCAGCTAACTACTAGTAACAATCTCAGAACCCTAAATATCTCTCGAAGTGAAACAGTTGACTGGAGATGGCTCGAATGCACAAAAAAACTGGAAAGCTTTGGTCTTCAATTGCTTGCTGCAGATTTCAAAGCCAACAAATCTGTCGATATGATAAGCCTTCTGAGTAATAGTCCCAGAATCAACACTCTACTACTTAATGGCTTCACCCTTGAG GTTCTGGGACGAGGTCTCTCTGTTTTGGATGAGCGTACAACAAAAATGGTAAACTTGAAGAAGCTGCGCTTGTACAGGCTTGGATATAACACGCGTCAGATCTTAACATGTCTTTCTTTGATCAGAAATCTTCCTAACTTGGAAGATCTTTTCATAGGACTG GAACTTGAAGGAAGAAAGAGTTCCAATCCTGCAGGATCGACAGTGGAACGTCATTTGGAATCACTAGATTGGAAGGACGTTTTGCTGGACCGACTTGAAGTAGTCAAAATAAATGGTGTTGATGGTTCAAGAGCAGAGCTACATCTATTAAAGCCTATTCTTGCATCTTCCCCATTGCTTAGAGTGATATCACTAGCCTGCAGCAAGACAGTAAGGGATCCTCAAGAGAAGTTGAGAATTAAACAAGAGTTGCTGCTACTACCTAGAAAATCCAGGGCATCACAAATTGTTTGGCTTtga